Proteins encoded within one genomic window of Oligoflexia bacterium:
- a CDS encoding carbonic anhydrase produces MEYFRHLITLLSFLFFAYAATASAHESNHTVNADAAIELLKSGNTRFYKNRMRKDGNSTDDRKRLTKGQHPHTIVLSCSDSRVPPEHVFDQALGEIFTIRVASEAIDSSVLASVEFAVENLGSKLILVMGHTSCGAIKAALNAKEGESNGSPSLDKLIGDIKPRISSAARGPAETDVAEEASINAKGVARDLAKRSKILEAKISTGKLKIASALYYLDTGKVDFH; encoded by the coding sequence ATGGAATATTTTCGACACCTCATCACATTGTTGAGTTTTCTTTTTTTCGCTTACGCCGCCACAGCAAGTGCTCATGAATCTAATCACACAGTAAACGCAGACGCTGCCATTGAATTACTAAAAAGTGGGAACACTCGATTTTATAAAAATAGAATGAGAAAAGATGGCAACTCAACCGATGATCGAAAACGTTTAACCAAGGGTCAACACCCCCACACAATTGTTTTGTCATGCTCTGATTCACGGGTTCCACCTGAACATGTTTTTGATCAAGCCTTAGGTGAAATTTTCACCATTCGTGTTGCGAGCGAAGCAATAGATTCATCTGTACTCGCAAGTGTTGAATTTGCAGTTGAAAATTTAGGTTCAAAATTAATTTTAGTAATGGGTCATACAAGTTGTGGCGCTATCAAGGCAGCTCTTAATGCAAAAGAGGGTGAAAGTAATGGCAGCCCAAGCCTTGATAAATTAATTGGCGACATCAAACCCCGCATCAGCTCCGCGGCACGTGGTCCTGCAGAAACTGATGTCGCTGAAGAAGCTTCTATAAATGCAAAAGGAGTTGCGCGTGATCTTGCAAAGCGCTCAAAGATTCTTGAAGCTAAAATTAGTACCGGAAAATTAAAAATAGCTTCGGCACTTTATTATTTAGATACAGGTAAAGTTGATTTTCATTAA